The genomic segment CCACCGGCACGGTGTCCGGGGCGCCGTAGCCCGGCAGCTGGACCCACAGGAACGGGAAGATCGCGCGAGCGCCGCCCCATTCTCGGCGCCAGCTGCGGATCAGGCCCTCGAACAGCGCGCGATACGCGACGGCCTGCTCCCAGCCGTTCGCGTTCGACTCGCCCTGGTACCAGATCACGCCCCTGATCGCGAGCGGCAGGAGCGGGTGCAGCATCCGGTTGTAGAGCACGGTGGGCACCTTGTTGATGCGCTGCGCGTCGGCCAGGAAGGAGACGGCGCCGACCCGGAACTTCCACCGGCCGGCCAGCGGTCGCCGCGTCCCGCCGGCCTCCACGAACAGCAGCGACGGATCGCCGTAGATGCCGCCGCCGCCGCCGGTGTCCTGCACCCGCACGGCGACGACGTTGCGCCCGGCGCGCAGCGCGGCCGGCGGCACGTCGTAGGTGCGCACCCGGTTGTAGCCGTCGGTGCGCCCCACTTCGTTCCCGTTCACCCAGGTGATGTCGTTGTCGTCGATCGTGCCGAGCCCGAGCCGCACCCCCTGGCGCGCCTCGGCGTCGCCGAGGTCGAACGAGGTGCGGTACCAGGCGAAGCCGTCGAGCCCGTCGTAGCCGGCGGCCTCCCAGAGCGACGGGACGGGGAGCGAATCCCACGCGCCCTCGTCGAGCGCGGGATCGGCCCACACGGCGCGCCCCTCCGCCAGCCCGCTGTCCACCGACGGCAGCCCGCCGATCCGCGCGCGCAGCGCCTCGCGCCGCGCGCTGTCGTCGGCCTCGCGCCGCCGCACCGTCGCGGCCCAGGCGGAGTCGCTCAACCCCAGGGCCCGGCGGCTCATCCACGTCTCGACGTTGCTGCCGCCCCACGTGGTGTTGATCAGGCCGATCGGGACGCGCACGGAGCGGCGCAGGTCGCGGGCGAAGTAGTACCCCACCGCGGTGAACGCCCCGACGTGCTGCGCGTCGGCGGCCGCCCAGCTGCCGCCGGCGAGGTCCGCCGCGGGAGCGTCGGCCCAGCTCAGCGGGACCTTGAACTGGCGGATCAGCGAATCGTGCGCCTGCGCGATCTCGTCCGTCGCGCTGTCCGCGGCGCGGACCTCCAGCTCCATGTTCGACTGGCCGGATGCGACCCACACGTCGCCGATCAGCACGTCCCGGACGACGATCGCGGCGTCGCCCGCGGCGACGCGGAGCTGGTGCGGGCCGCCGGCCCCGAGCGCCGGCAGCGCCACGCGCCAGCTCCCGGTGGCGTCCGCGATCGCCTGCGCGCCGCGGCGGCCGATCGTGACGCTGACACGCGTGCCCGGCGCCGCCCACCCCCACACCGGGATGCGCGCGTCGCGCTGCACCACCATCCCGTCGGCGAAGATGCGCGGCAGGCGGAGGGCGCCGGAGCCGGCGTCATCCTGGGCCTGGGCGCGGGCGCCGAGCGCGGCGACCAGGAGCAGCAGGGCGAACGCGCAGGGGCGCGTCCGCAGGGAGCGGGCCCGCGCGGGCCCGCGCGGCGTGGCGGGGGAAGTGGTCATGTCCGACACGATGCGGCGTCGCGCGCGCCGGCGCCACCCCGCGCCCGTCAGGGCGACGCGGCGCCCGCCGAGGCCGCACCGGCGCACCCTCGTGTCCGGCGCGGGGAAGTGATAAGATGACCGCCGTGACGCCCGACCGCGTGACCCCGAAGGACGGCGCCGACCCGTCCGCGCCGCTCCGCTGGGGCGTGCTCGGCGTCGCCGACATCGCGGTGAAGCTGGTCATCCCGGCCATGCAGCAGAGCCGCACGGCGCGCGTCGAGGCCATCGCCTCGCGCACGCACGCCAAGGCGGAAGCCGCCGCCCGCTCGCTCGGCATCGCCCGCGCCTACGGCTCCTACGACGCGCTGCTCGCCGACGCCGCGATCGACGCGGTCTACATCCCGCTCCCCAATCACCTGCACGTGCCGTGGACCATCCGCGCCGCCGAGGCCGGCAAGCACGTGCTGTGCGAGAAGCCGATGGGCTGCCATGCGGCCGAGGTGCGCGAGCTGCTCGCGGTGCGGGAACGGACCGGCG from the Gemmatimonadales bacterium genome contains:
- a CDS encoding sialate O-acetylesterase, with the translated sequence MTTSPATPRGPARARSLRTRPCAFALLLLVAALGARAQAQDDAGSGALRLPRIFADGMVVQRDARIPVWGWAAPGTRVSVTIGRRGAQAIADATGSWRVALPALGAGGPHQLRVAAGDAAIVVRDVLIGDVWVASGQSNMELEVRAADSATDEIAQAHDSLIRQFKVPLSWADAPAADLAGGSWAAADAQHVGAFTAVGYYFARDLRRSVRVPIGLINTTWGGSNVETWMSRRALGLSDSAWAATVRRREADDSARREALRARIGGLPSVDSGLAEGRAVWADPALDEGAWDSLPVPSLWEAAGYDGLDGFAWYRTSFDLGDAEARQGVRLGLGTIDDNDITWVNGNEVGRTDGYNRVRTYDVPPAALRAGRNVVAVRVQDTGGGGGIYGDPSLLFVEAGGTRRPLAGRWKFRVGAVSFLADAQRINKVPTVLYNRMLHPLLPLAIRGVIWYQGESNANGWEQAVAYRALFEGLIRSWRREWGGARAIFPFLWVQLPGYGAPDTVPVDHPGWAALRESQAAALALPRTGQAVAIDLGESANIHPRNKQEVGRRLALAALAVAYGRTVTYQGPAYLGHELRGGRVVVRFAHAAGGLVSHAPDGSVRSFTVAGADRRFVRAEARIEGSRVVVWSDRVPHPVAVRYAWADFPVGASLYSRAGLPAAPFRTDR